Proteins found in one Methylobacterium sp. CB376 genomic segment:
- a CDS encoding CvpA family protein gives MPFSVLDLVVLGVVVISALLAAVRGFTREVLAIVAWVVAAAVAWKLHPVLQPLVQQHVSSETVSRVVAIAAIFLGTLLVVSIITVKVSDLILDSRIGAIDRSLGLAFGAARGFLICVIGWVFLAWLVQGKVPDWAQQARSREILDNTGQKLVAMLPGNPDELLKQFRKPKPEADPGTEAPAEADTTPQRRTDATPARR, from the coding sequence ATGCCCTTCTCCGTTCTCGATCTGGTCGTCCTCGGCGTGGTGGTCATCTCGGCGCTGCTCGCCGCGGTGCGGGGCTTCACCCGCGAGGTTCTGGCGATCGTCGCCTGGGTCGTGGCCGCCGCCGTCGCCTGGAAACTCCACCCCGTGCTGCAGCCGCTGGTGCAGCAGCACGTCTCCAGCGAGACCGTCTCGCGCGTCGTCGCGATCGCGGCGATCTTCCTCGGCACGCTGCTCGTCGTGTCGATCATCACCGTGAAGGTCTCGGACCTGATCCTCGATTCCCGGATCGGCGCCATCGACCGCAGCCTCGGCCTCGCCTTCGGCGCCGCCCGCGGCTTCCTCATCTGCGTGATCGGCTGGGTCTTCCTGGCCTGGCTGGTCCAGGGCAAGGTTCCGGACTGGGCCCAGCAGGCGCGCAGCCGCGAGATCCTGGACAATACCGGCCAGAAGCTGGTGGCGATGCTGCCCGGCAACCCGGACGAGCTCCTGAAGCAGTTCCGCAAGCCCAAGCCCGAGGCCGACCCCGGCACGGAGGCCCCGGCCGAGGCCGATACCACGCCCCAGCGCCGGACGGATGCCACCCCTGCGCGCCGGTAG
- a CDS encoding SDR family NAD(P)-dependent oxidoreductase: MSDLPSAETKPLADRIAVVTGASRGIGRAAALALAAAGAHVVAVARTQGALEELDDAIRQGGGTATLVPLDVTDYDAIDRLGAAIHERWGRLDVLIGNAGNLGRLMPLGHVEPKLWASVMDVNLTANWRLIRSLDPLLRRSDAGRAIFITSGAAASCKAYWGPYAVSKAALEALVRTYAAETASTPIRAMLVNPGPLRTAMRRAAMPGEDPETLRTPEDLAPHVVRLASPSWQETGLIYDFPSDRVLTPQRPA, translated from the coding sequence ATGTCCGACCTCCCGTCCGCAGAGACCAAGCCCCTCGCCGACCGCATCGCCGTGGTCACCGGCGCCTCCCGCGGGATCGGGCGCGCGGCCGCCCTGGCCCTCGCCGCCGCGGGCGCCCACGTGGTCGCGGTGGCGCGCACGCAGGGGGCGCTCGAGGAACTCGACGACGCGATCCGGCAGGGCGGCGGCACGGCGACCCTCGTCCCCCTCGACGTGACCGATTACGACGCCATCGACCGGCTCGGCGCCGCGATCCACGAGCGCTGGGGGCGGCTCGACGTCCTGATCGGCAATGCGGGCAATCTCGGCCGGCTGATGCCCCTCGGCCACGTCGAGCCGAAGCTGTGGGCGAGCGTCATGGACGTGAACCTGACGGCGAATTGGCGCCTGATCCGCTCCCTCGACCCGCTGCTGCGGCGCTCGGATGCGGGCCGGGCGATCTTCATCACCTCGGGCGCCGCGGCGAGCTGCAAGGCCTATTGGGGGCCCTACGCGGTGTCGAAGGCGGCGCTGGAGGCGCTGGTGCGGACCTACGCGGCCGAGACCGCGTCCACGCCGATCCGGGCGATGCTGGTCAATCCCGGGCCGCTGCGCACGGCGATGCGCCGGGCGGCGATGCCCGGCGAGGATCCCGAGACCCTGCGCACGCCCGAGGACCTGGCGCCGCACGTGGTGCGCCTCGCGAGCCCCTCCTGGCAGGAGACCGGGCTCATCTACGACTTTCCGAGCGACCGGGTGCTCACGCCCCAGCGCCCGGCCTGA
- a CDS encoding cytochrome b: protein MSPDGQAHHYAGAPRAFHWGMAALILVALAIGVWASTLPPGTSPRRELLDLHKSIGMTVLVLLPLRVLCRWIAGAPGFRVRPSRLAGAAARAAHLCLYALMLLMPLSGYVDSGAGGYALPWFGLFSWPRLVPIDKPLSHLGGEIHLWGAWAIGLLLALHFLAVAWHALVRRDEVLARMWPGRRARGAQSI, encoded by the coding sequence ATGTCCCCCGACGGTCAAGCCCACCACTACGCCGGCGCCCCCCGCGCCTTCCACTGGGGCATGGCGGCCCTGATCCTGGTCGCCCTCGCCATCGGCGTCTGGGCGAGCACCCTGCCGCCCGGCACCTCGCCCCGGCGGGAACTCCTCGACCTGCACAAGTCGATCGGCATGACCGTGCTGGTGCTGCTGCCCCTGCGCGTCCTCTGCCGCTGGATCGCCGGGGCGCCCGGATTCCGGGTGCGGCCGTCCCGCCTCGCCGGCGCGGCGGCGCGCGCGGCCCATCTTTGCCTCTACGCCCTGATGCTGCTGATGCCATTGAGCGGCTACGTCGATTCGGGCGCCGGCGGCTACGCGCTGCCCTGGTTCGGCCTGTTCTCCTGGCCCCGGCTCGTGCCCATCGACAAGCCGCTGTCGCATCTGGGGGGCGAGATCCACCTCTGGGGGGCCTGGGCGATCGGTCTCCTCCTCGCGCTCCACTTCCTGGCGGTGGCGTGGCACGCCCTCGTGCGGCGCGACGAGGTGCTGGCGCGGATGTGGCCCGGGCGGCGCGCCCGCGGCGCTCAGTCGATATAG
- the radA gene encoding DNA repair protein RadA: MAKSHQTFVCQSCGAVYNRWRGRCEACNGWNSIVEETGAGTQAAGPVATRPSRAKGRVFPLEGLAGEVKDAPRTPSGIAELDRVTGGGFVRGSVILLGGDPGIGKSTLLMQASAALAARGERVAYISGEEAVGQVRLRAERLGLAGAPVELAAETNVEDIVATLSQGRPPALAIIDSIQTMWTETVESAPGTVTQVRGSAQSLIRFAKTSGTAVILVGHVTKDGQIAGPRVVEHMVDAVASFEGDQGHHFRILRAVKNRFGPTDEIGVFEMTDGGLAEVPNPSALFLAGRDLAAPGTAVFAGMEGTRPLLVEIQALVAPSALGMPRRAVVGWDPNRLSMVLAVLEAHAGIRLGTHDVYLNVAGGLRIGEPAADLAVAAALVSSLSATPLPSDAVYFGEIGLSGAVRPVAQANARLKEAQKLGFARALMPQGRGEAGERGFPAEALAHITDLVAGIASGRPVGRGAKRPCLPAYDPEG; encoded by the coding sequence ATGGCCAAATCCCACCAGACCTTCGTCTGCCAATCCTGCGGTGCGGTCTACAATCGCTGGCGCGGGCGCTGCGAGGCCTGCAACGGCTGGAACTCGATCGTGGAGGAGACCGGCGCCGGGACCCAAGCCGCCGGGCCGGTGGCGACGCGGCCGAGCCGGGCCAAGGGCCGGGTCTTCCCCCTCGAAGGGCTCGCCGGCGAGGTCAAGGACGCGCCCCGCACCCCCTCGGGCATCGCCGAGCTCGACCGGGTCACCGGGGGCGGCTTCGTGCGCGGCTCGGTCATCCTGCTCGGCGGCGATCCCGGCATCGGCAAGTCCACGCTGCTGATGCAGGCCTCGGCGGCCCTCGCCGCCCGGGGGGAGCGCGTCGCGTACATCTCGGGCGAGGAGGCGGTCGGGCAGGTGCGGCTGCGGGCGGAGCGGCTCGGCCTCGCGGGGGCGCCGGTCGAGCTCGCCGCTGAGACCAACGTCGAGGACATCGTCGCCACCCTGAGCCAGGGACGGCCGCCGGCCCTCGCGATCATCGACTCGATCCAGACCATGTGGACCGAGACGGTCGAATCGGCGCCGGGCACCGTCACGCAGGTGCGCGGCTCGGCCCAGAGCCTGATCCGCTTCGCCAAGACCAGCGGCACGGCGGTGATCCTGGTCGGGCACGTCACGAAGGACGGTCAGATCGCCGGGCCGCGCGTGGTCGAGCACATGGTCGACGCGGTCGCCTCCTTCGAGGGCGACCAGGGCCACCACTTCCGCATCCTGCGGGCGGTCAAGAACCGCTTCGGTCCGACGGACGAGATCGGCGTCTTCGAGATGACCGACGGCGGCCTCGCCGAGGTGCCGAACCCCTCGGCCCTGTTCCTGGCCGGCCGCGACCTCGCCGCGCCCGGCACCGCGGTCTTCGCCGGCATGGAGGGCACGCGGCCGCTCCTCGTGGAGATCCAGGCCCTCGTCGCCCCCTCGGCGCTGGGCATGCCGCGCCGCGCCGTGGTCGGCTGGGATCCCAACCGGCTCTCGATGGTGCTGGCGGTGCTGGAGGCCCATGCGGGCATCCGTCTCGGCACCCACGACGTCTACCTGAACGTGGCGGGCGGCCTGCGCATCGGCGAGCCGGCCGCGGACCTCGCGGTCGCCGCCGCCCTGGTCTCGTCGCTCTCCGCCACGCCCCTGCCCTCCGACGCGGTCTATTTCGGCGAGATCGGCCTGTCGGGGGCGGTGCGGCCGGTGGCGCAGGCGAATGCGCGGCTGAAGGAGGCGCAGAAGCTCGGCTTCGCCCGGGCGCTGATGCCGCAGGGACGCGGGGAGGCCGGCGAGCGCGGCTTCCCCGCCGAGGCGCTCGCGCACATCACCGACCTCGTGGCCGGCATCGCCTCGGGCAGGCCGGTCGGCCGCGGCGCCAAGCGCCCCTGCCTGCCGGCCTACGATCCGGAGGGGTGA
- the der gene encoding ribosome biogenesis GTPase Der, producing MSMPIVAIVGRPNVGKSTLFNRLVGRKLALVDDRPGVTRDRREGEARLGHLRFTIIDTAGLEEADAESLAGRMRAQTEAAIAEADAVLFVVDARAGLLPADQPFAELVRRADKPVILLANKAEGGAGLAGAYEAFGLGLGDPVPVSAEHGEGMGQLIDALADILPEAEDDDEEGEGKPLRVAIVGRPNAGKSTLINRMLGEDRLLVGPEAGITRDSISLDWEWRGRRIKLHDTAGMRRRARVDDKLEKLAVSDGLRAVRFAEVVVVLLDATIPFEKQDLTIVDLVEQEGRALVIGLNKWDLVADQPGLLKELREKAARLLPQVRGAPIVPLSGLAGEGIDRLMQGVVSASDVWNRRVPTARINQWLSEAVQANPPPAVSGRRIKIRYATQVKSRPPHFALFGNQLDALPKSYTRYLVNGLRDAFDLPGVPIRLSLRTSRNPFDKGE from the coding sequence ATGTCGATGCCCATCGTCGCGATCGTCGGGCGTCCCAACGTCGGCAAGTCGACGCTGTTCAACCGCCTCGTCGGCCGCAAGCTCGCCCTCGTGGACGACCGTCCGGGCGTGACCCGCGACCGCCGGGAGGGCGAGGCGCGGCTCGGGCACCTGCGCTTCACGATCATCGACACGGCGGGCCTCGAAGAGGCCGACGCGGAATCCCTGGCCGGCCGGATGCGCGCCCAGACCGAGGCCGCCATCGCGGAGGCCGACGCGGTGCTCTTCGTGGTCGATGCCCGCGCCGGCCTGCTGCCGGCCGACCAGCCCTTCGCGGAGCTCGTCCGGCGCGCCGACAAGCCGGTGATCCTGCTCGCCAACAAGGCGGAGGGCGGCGCCGGCCTGGCGGGCGCCTACGAGGCCTTCGGGCTCGGCCTCGGCGACCCGGTCCCGGTCTCGGCCGAGCACGGCGAGGGGATGGGGCAGCTCATCGACGCGCTGGCCGACATCCTGCCCGAGGCCGAGGACGACGACGAGGAGGGCGAGGGCAAGCCGCTCCGGGTCGCCATCGTCGGGCGCCCCAATGCCGGCAAGTCGACCCTGATCAACCGGATGCTCGGCGAGGACAGGCTGCTGGTCGGGCCGGAGGCGGGCATCACCCGCGACTCGATCTCCCTCGACTGGGAGTGGCGCGGCCGCCGCATCAAGCTGCACGACACGGCGGGGATGCGCCGCCGCGCCCGGGTCGACGACAAGCTGGAGAAGCTCGCCGTCTCGGACGGGCTGCGGGCGGTGCGCTTCGCCGAGGTGGTGGTGGTGCTCCTCGACGCCACCATCCCGTTCGAGAAGCAGGACCTCACCATCGTCGACCTCGTCGAGCAGGAGGGCCGCGCCCTCGTCATCGGGCTCAACAAGTGGGACCTCGTCGCCGACCAGCCCGGCCTGCTCAAGGAGTTGCGGGAGAAGGCGGCGCGGCTCCTGCCCCAGGTGCGCGGCGCCCCGATCGTGCCGCTCTCCGGGCTCGCGGGCGAGGGCATCGACCGGCTGATGCAGGGCGTCGTCTCGGCCTCCGACGTCTGGAACCGGCGGGTGCCGACGGCGCGGATCAACCAGTGGCTGTCCGAGGCCGTCCAGGCCAACCCGCCCCCCGCCGTGTCGGGCCGGCGCATCAAGATCCGCTACGCGACCCAGGTGAAGAGCCGGCCGCCGCACTTCGCGCTGTTCGGCAACCAGCTCGACGCGCTGCCGAAATCCTACACGCGCTACCTCGTGAACGGGCTTCGGGACGCGTTCGACCTGCCCGGCGTGCCGATCCGGCTGTCCCTGCGCACGTCGCGCAATCCGTTCGACAAGGGGGAGTGA
- a CDS encoding dihydrofolate reductase, translated as MIDVRAMCAIGQRGQLGLDGRLPWEGNADPLYVEDVTRFFAETQGHVLIAGPKTIEAVPAFAYRDRTIAIIRSHEDPAAVLARYSGRRIFVGGGVAVWNVYAPFIQQWDITRLPYDGEADRWFDPAWLVGGKLRG; from the coding sequence ATGATCGACGTGCGGGCGATGTGCGCCATCGGGCAGCGGGGCCAGCTCGGCCTCGACGGGCGGCTGCCCTGGGAGGGCAACGCGGATCCGCTCTACGTCGAGGACGTGACCCGCTTCTTCGCCGAGACGCAGGGCCACGTGCTGATCGCCGGCCCGAAGACGATCGAGGCGGTGCCCGCCTTCGCGTACCGGGACCGGACCATCGCCATCATCCGCTCGCACGAGGATCCGGCCGCGGTGCTCGCCCGCTACAGCGGGCGGCGGATCTTCGTCGGCGGCGGGGTGGCGGTGTGGAACGTCTACGCGCCCTTCATCCAGCAATGGGACATCACGCGCCTGCCCTACGACGGCGAGGCGGATCGCTGGTTCGACCCCGCTTGGCTGGTGGGCGGCAAGCTGCGAGGGTGA
- a CDS encoding NnrU family protein has protein sequence MPVLLLGLALFLGTHAFTMLRGPRAALIARVGEGPYKLGYSVLALVGLIVLGIGYGRYRSEGYIDIWSPPVWTRHLALLLVLVAFVAFAAAYLPGRIKGALKHPMLAGVKIWAAAHLLANGDLGSILLFGSILAWAVAARISVKRRDEVKAHAGPAAAPAGWRNDALAVGIGVVAWFVFARVLHPWLIGVAVWPGQA, from the coding sequence ATGCCGGTCCTCCTCCTGGGCCTCGCGCTGTTCCTCGGCACCCACGCCTTCACCATGCTGCGGGGGCCGCGCGCGGCCCTGATCGCGCGGGTCGGGGAGGGGCCCTACAAGCTCGGCTACTCGGTGCTCGCCCTGGTCGGCCTGATCGTGCTCGGCATCGGCTACGGGCGCTACCGGTCGGAGGGCTACATCGACATCTGGTCGCCGCCGGTCTGGACGCGCCACCTCGCGCTCCTCCTCGTTCTCGTCGCCTTCGTGGCCTTCGCGGCGGCCTACCTGCCGGGGCGGATCAAGGGCGCGCTCAAGCACCCGATGCTGGCGGGCGTGAAGATCTGGGCGGCGGCGCACCTCCTCGCCAACGGCGATCTCGGCTCGATCCTCCTGTTCGGCAGCATCCTGGCCTGGGCGGTGGCGGCCCGCATCAGCGTCAAGCGCCGCGACGAGGTGAAGGCCCATGCGGGTCCGGCGGCGGCGCCCGCCGGCTGGCGCAACGACGCGCTCGCGGTGGGGATCGGGGTCGTCGCGTGGTTCGTCTTCGCCCGGGTGCTGCATCCCTGGCTGATCGGCGTCGCGGTGTGGCCGGGACAGGCCTGA
- a CDS encoding methyl-accepting chemotaxis protein, giving the protein MTIGLLGLADGVFSELDRTTQRLVDLQAARVVGAFEVALAVGETTIQERNIIIETDPAALRGYHDRYVAAKDAAGAAQNRLARLADTPARSSTAEAVGQQIAAYFAVADRVVAFALRNENEAAFALASKEGQRAREAALRAVRSRVEANLGELAAARDRAHESVTAASWRQLGLAVTGLTLSCALLGLVAVRGVSRPLGRATAAMSRLASGDLAVAVGGTERRDEVGALARALQVFRDDALARRELETREAAEARAKLARAGQLDALTRRLEGTVAALREGLSGAVRGMEATAGVMASVAERGAVQAAAVAGAAQQTTANVQTVAAASEEMAASIHEIVSQVAQSSRIAGRAVEDARRTDATVRRLAETAERISGIVSAISGIAAQTNLLALNATIEAARAGEAGRGFAVVAAEVKELAGQTARATDEIGGQIGEIQAATQAAVGDIRQIGEVIAEMARHAASIAAAMEEQGAATQEITRNVQEAARGTESVRANVLVLRDGAEETGAAAAQVQDAARDLSGQSERLVGEVGAFLAAVRAA; this is encoded by the coding sequence GTGACGATCGGTCTGCTGGGCCTGGCGGATGGCGTCTTCTCCGAGCTCGACCGGACCACCCAGCGGCTCGTCGACCTGCAGGCGGCCCGCGTCGTCGGGGCCTTCGAGGTCGCGCTCGCCGTCGGCGAGACGACGATCCAGGAGCGCAACATCATCATCGAGACCGATCCGGCGGCGCTGCGGGGCTACCACGACCGCTACGTGGCCGCGAAGGACGCGGCCGGCGCCGCCCAAAACCGGCTCGCGCGGCTCGCGGACACGCCCGCGCGGAGCAGCACCGCCGAGGCGGTCGGGCAGCAGATCGCAGCTTATTTCGCAGTGGCCGACCGGGTGGTGGCGTTCGCGCTTCGCAACGAGAACGAGGCGGCCTTCGCGCTGGCCTCCAAGGAGGGGCAGCGCGCGCGCGAGGCCGCGCTCCGCGCGGTTCGCAGCCGGGTGGAGGCCAATCTCGGCGAACTCGCCGCCGCCCGTGACAGGGCTCACGAGAGCGTCACCGCCGCGTCCTGGCGCCAGCTGGGCCTGGCCGTGACGGGCCTCACGCTGTCCTGCGCCCTGCTCGGGCTCGTCGCCGTGCGGGGCGTCTCGCGCCCGCTCGGCCGTGCCACCGCGGCGATGAGCAGGCTCGCGAGCGGCGACCTCGCGGTCGCGGTCGGCGGGACCGAGCGGCGCGACGAGGTCGGCGCGCTCGCCCGCGCCCTCCAGGTCTTCCGGGACGATGCCCTCGCGCGGCGCGAACTGGAGACCCGCGAGGCGGCGGAGGCCCGCGCGAAGCTCGCCCGCGCCGGCCAGCTCGACGCGCTCACGCGCAGGCTCGAAGGGACGGTGGCGGCCCTGCGCGAGGGCCTCTCGGGCGCCGTGCGGGGCATGGAGGCGACGGCCGGTGTGATGGCCTCGGTCGCGGAGCGGGGCGCGGTCCAGGCGGCCGCCGTGGCCGGGGCCGCGCAGCAGACCACGGCCAACGTGCAGACGGTGGCCGCCGCGAGCGAGGAGATGGCGGCCTCGATCCACGAGATCGTGAGCCAGGTGGCGCAATCCTCGCGCATCGCCGGACGGGCGGTGGAGGATGCCCGCCGCACCGACGCCACGGTGCGGCGTCTGGCGGAGACCGCGGAGCGGATCAGCGGCATCGTCTCGGCCATCTCGGGCATCGCCGCGCAGACGAACCTGCTGGCGCTGAACGCCACGATCGAGGCGGCGCGGGCCGGGGAGGCGGGGCGCGGCTTCGCAGTGGTCGCCGCCGAGGTCAAGGAACTCGCCGGCCAGACCGCCCGGGCCACCGACGAGATCGGCGGTCAGATCGGCGAGATCCAGGCCGCCACCCAGGCGGCCGTCGGGGACATCCGGCAGATCGGCGAGGTGATCGCCGAGATGGCGCGGCACGCCGCCAGCATCGCGGCCGCCATGGAGGAGCAGGGAGCCGCCACGCAGGAAATTACCCGCAACGTGCAGGAGGCGGCGCGCGGGACCGAGAGCGTCCGGGCGAACGTCCTCGTCCTGCGCGACGGGGCGGAGGAGACCGGTGCGGCGGCCGCCCAGGTGCAGGACGCGGCCCGCGACCTCTCCGGGCAGTCCGAGAGGCTGGTCGGCGAGGTCGGCGCCTTCCTGGCGGCCGTCCGGGCCGCCTGA
- the purF gene encoding amidophosphoribosyltransferase: protein MAARWESGRTASAGSADFGGLDLDGDTLREECGVFGIHGHPDAAAIVALGLHALQHRGQEAAGIVSFDGSVFHSERRMGLVGDSFSDLATIERLKGLSAIGHVRYSTTGETILRNVQPLFAELETGGLAIAHNGNLTNGLLLRRQLVRDGAICQSTSDTEAILHLVARSRHVRIIDRVMDALRQIEGAYALVMLTNKKLIGARDPLGIRPLVLGELDGRYILASETCALDIIGARFVRDIENGEIVVIDDDGIRSIRFAAEAPMRPCIFEYIYFARPDSVVNGKNVYAVRKSIGVELAKEAPAEADIVVPVPDSGVPAALGYAQETGLPFEMGIIRNHYVGRTFIQPTQSVRELGVRMKHSANRAAIAGKRIVLVDDSLVRGTTSVKIVRMMREAGASEVHFRIASPPITHPDFYGIDTPEKEKLLAATHDLEGMRRYIGADSLAFLSIGGLYRAMGEEGRDPACPQYTDHCFTGDYPTPLTDLAVASPRRMALLAEAD, encoded by the coding sequence ATGGCAGCACGGTGGGAATCGGGCCGGACGGCCTCCGCGGGCAGCGCGGATTTCGGCGGCCTCGACCTCGACGGCGACACCCTGCGCGAGGAATGCGGGGTGTTCGGCATCCACGGCCATCCCGACGCGGCGGCCATCGTGGCGCTCGGCCTCCACGCCCTCCAGCATCGCGGCCAGGAAGCGGCCGGCATCGTCTCCTTCGACGGGAGCGTGTTCCATTCCGAGCGCCGGATGGGCCTCGTCGGGGATTCCTTCTCGGATCTCGCCACGATCGAGCGCCTCAAGGGCCTCTCGGCGATCGGTCACGTGCGCTACTCGACCACCGGCGAGACGATCCTGCGCAACGTGCAGCCGCTCTTCGCCGAGCTGGAGACCGGGGGCCTCGCGATCGCCCATAATGGGAACCTGACCAACGGCCTGCTGCTGCGCCGCCAGCTCGTGCGCGACGGCGCCATCTGCCAGTCGACCTCCGACACCGAGGCGATCCTCCACTTGGTCGCCCGCAGCCGGCACGTGCGCATCATCGACCGGGTGATGGACGCCCTGCGCCAGATCGAGGGCGCCTACGCGCTCGTCATGCTGACGAACAAGAAGCTGATCGGCGCCCGCGACCCGCTCGGCATCCGTCCGCTCGTCCTCGGCGAGCTCGACGGCCGCTACATCCTCGCCTCCGAGACCTGCGCCCTCGACATCATCGGCGCCCGCTTCGTGCGCGACATCGAGAACGGCGAGATCGTCGTCATCGACGACGACGGCATCCGCTCGATCCGCTTCGCCGCCGAGGCGCCGATGCGGCCCTGCATCTTCGAGTACATCTACTTCGCCCGCCCGGATTCGGTGGTGAACGGCAAGAACGTCTACGCGGTGCGCAAGAGCATCGGCGTCGAGCTCGCCAAGGAGGCGCCGGCCGAGGCCGACATCGTGGTGCCGGTGCCGGATTCCGGCGTGCCGGCGGCGCTCGGCTACGCCCAGGAGACGGGGCTGCCCTTCGAGATGGGCATCATCCGCAACCACTATGTCGGGCGCACCTTCATCCAGCCGACGCAATCGGTGCGCGAACTCGGCGTGCGCATGAAGCACTCGGCGAACCGCGCCGCCATCGCGGGCAAGCGCATCGTCCTCGTCGACGACAGCCTCGTGCGCGGCACCACCTCGGTGAAGATCGTGCGGATGATGCGCGAGGCCGGGGCGAGCGAGGTGCATTTCCGCATCGCCTCGCCGCCCATCACCCATCCGGACTTCTACGGAATCGACACGCCCGAGAAGGAGAAGCTGCTCGCCGCCACCCACGACCTCGAGGGCATGCGCCGCTACATCGGCGCCGACTCGCTCGCCTTCCTGTCGATCGGGGGCCTGTACCGGGCGATGGGCGAGGAGGGCCGCGACCCGGCCTGCCCGCAATACACCGACCATTGCTTCACGGGCGATTACCCCACCCCGCTGACCGACCTCGCCGTCGCCTCGCCGCGGCGGATGGCGCTCCTCGCCGAAGCCGACTGA
- a CDS encoding acyl-CoA thioesterase, giving the protein MAEAAPPDDSRILWTEDVLRYRDSDANGHVNNAVFAGFCESGRVQFFAAHLRPVLAEGCALVIARFVIDYRGELHFPGRVRTGTWLARIGRSSLGFRNRILAEGRLVGEAEAACVVIDAESRRPRPLEGAAREAAERLRVA; this is encoded by the coding sequence ATGGCTGAGGCCGCGCCGCCCGACGATTCCCGGATCCTCTGGACCGAGGACGTCCTGCGCTACCGCGACAGCGACGCGAACGGCCACGTCAACAACGCGGTCTTCGCGGGCTTCTGCGAGAGCGGCCGGGTCCAGTTCTTCGCCGCGCATCTGAGGCCGGTGCTGGCGGAGGGCTGCGCCCTCGTCATCGCCCGCTTCGTCATCGACTACCGGGGCGAGCTGCACTTCCCCGGCCGGGTGCGCACCGGGACCTGGCTCGCCCGGATCGGGCGCAGCTCGCTGGGGTTCCGCAACCGCATCCTCGCCGAGGGACGCCTGGTCGGGGAGGCGGAGGCGGCCTGCGTGGTCATCGACGCGGAGAGCCGCCGGCCGCGCCCGCTGGAGGGCGCGGCGCGCGAGGCCGCGGAGCGGCTGCGCGTGGCGTGA
- a CDS encoding tetratricopeptide repeat protein, protein MKEDEFIREVNEDYRRDRAAEIWKRYSGVFIGIAVLVVIGVGGWRFWQHEQQVQAEAASRRFDEAVRASKDKGGEAAKAFETLAADSPHGYRILAQFRAAAEAGKADPAAGARAYAAIAADTGVGPGLRDAARLRGALLRLDSDDPEALNTLQGLAASGNAFRHTAREMLGLTAMRKGDFEGAGRWFDQIAADRETPPGLRQRLEVYVALAAGGPVQVSDAGPAAPAAPPPPEVTR, encoded by the coding sequence ATGAAAGAAGACGAGTTCATACGCGAGGTCAACGAGGATTACCGGCGAGACCGCGCGGCCGAGATCTGGAAGCGCTACAGCGGCGTCTTCATCGGCATCGCGGTGCTCGTGGTGATCGGCGTCGGCGGCTGGCGCTTCTGGCAGCACGAGCAGCAGGTCCAGGCCGAGGCGGCGAGCCGGCGCTTCGACGAGGCGGTGCGCGCCAGCAAGGACAAGGGCGGCGAGGCGGCCAAGGCCTTCGAGACGCTCGCGGCGGATTCCCCCCACGGCTACCGGATCCTGGCCCAGTTCCGCGCCGCGGCCGAGGCCGGCAAGGCCGATCCGGCGGCCGGCGCCAGGGCCTACGCGGCGATCGCGGCCGATACCGGGGTCGGGCCGGGCCTGCGCGACGCGGCGCGCCTGCGCGGGGCGCTCCTGCGCCTCGATTCCGACGACCCGGAAGCGCTGAACACGCTCCAGGGGCTCGCCGCCTCCGGCAACGCCTTCCGCCACACCGCCCGCGAGATGCTGGGCCTGACGGCGATGCGCAAGGGCGACTTCGAGGGCGCCGGCCGCTGGTTCGACCAGATCGCCGCCGACCGCGAGACGCCGCCCGGATTGCGCCAGCGCCTGGAGGTCTACGTCGCCCTCGCGGCGGGCGGTCCGGTCCAGGTCAGCGACGCGGGCCCGGCCGCGCCCGCCGCCCCGCCGCCGCCGGAGGTGACGCGCTAG